One stretch of Planctomycetota bacterium DNA includes these proteins:
- a CDS encoding glycine C-acetyltransferase: MAGLDFLQPYLDDLKAKGIYNYVKVVESAQTPTCIVNGKKVVNLSSNNYLGLATHPKLKDAMIKATEKWGAGAGAVRPIIGTMSVHKELDEKLAKFKKVESALTFVAGIAANRGCIQAILTNPLNKDEEGEYVVISDELNHASIIDGVRLTRAKRHIYKHKDMADLKKVLEENKGAPRIMIITDGVFSMDGDIAPLDKIYKLAKEYGAFTMVDDAHGEGVLGKNGRGTVDHFGLHGKWDIDMGTLSKALGSLGGYIAGTKNLTEYLVHQARPFLFSTGHPPGVAAACIAALEVLESEPEIHARLWENADFFKKGLRQLGLDIGETETPIAPIIVGEERKAMELAKKLFEEGVLGVGIVFPTVARGKARVRTIVTATHTKEELTFVLDKIGKCCKALGIIK, translated from the coding sequence ATGGCAGGATTGGATTTCTTACAACCTTATCTGGACGACTTGAAAGCCAAAGGGATTTATAATTACGTCAAGGTGGTGGAAAGCGCGCAGACGCCCACCTGCATCGTCAACGGCAAAAAGGTGGTGAACCTTTCTTCCAATAATTACCTCGGGCTTGCCACCCACCCCAAGCTTAAGGATGCGATGATAAAGGCGACCGAGAAATGGGGCGCTGGCGCCGGCGCGGTCCGTCCGATTATCGGCACCATGTCCGTCCACAAGGAGCTGGATGAAAAGCTGGCGAAATTCAAGAAAGTGGAATCCGCGCTAACATTCGTGGCAGGCATCGCCGCCAACCGGGGTTGTATTCAGGCGATTCTGACCAATCCGCTGAATAAAGACGAGGAAGGCGAATACGTCGTCATCAGCGACGAGCTTAACCACGCCAGCATTATTGACGGCGTCCGCTTAACCAGAGCGAAAAGGCATATCTATAAGCATAAGGATATGGCCGACCTGAAGAAGGTGTTGGAGGAAAACAAGGGCGCTCCGCGCATCATGATTATAACGGACGGCGTTTTCAGCATGGACGGAGATATCGCACCCTTAGATAAGATTTACAAGCTTGCCAAGGAATACGGGGCATTCACCATGGTGGATGACGCGCATGGGGAAGGTGTCCTCGGTAAAAACGGGCGCGGGACGGTTGACCACTTCGGGCTTCACGGCAAGTGGGATATCGATATGGGCACGCTTTCCAAGGCGCTTGGAAGTTTGGGCGGCTATATCGCCGGGACAAAGAACCTGACCGAATATCTGGTGCACCAGGCGCGTCCGTTCCTGTTCTCGACGGGTCATCCTCCGGGAGTGGCGGCGGCATGCATCGCCGCGTTGGAAGTGCTGGAAAGCGAGCCGGAAATCCACGCGAGATTATGGGAGAACGCGGATTTCTTTAAAAAAGGTTTGAGGCAGTTGGGATTGGATATAGGCGAGACCGAGACCCCGATTGCGCCGATTATCGTGGGAGAGGAACGGAAGGCGATGGAACTTGCCAAGAAGCTATTTGAAGAGGGCGTTCTGGGGGTGGGAATCGTATTCCCGACCGTGGCAAGGGGCAAGGCGCGCGTTCGGACGATTGTGACGGCGACGCATACAAAAGAGGAACTGACCTTCGTGCTGGACAAAATCGGCAAATGCTGCAAAGCGCTGGGGATAATCAAGTAA
- the ruvX gene encoding Holliday junction resolvase RuvX — MRILGIDYGTKRVGVAITNDKETLALPHSVIETEDSAEKLSAIGDIARSENIGKIVIGIPYKYDGSLGERAKTVLAFAESLRKELSLPVETYDERLSSVESEERLREIKMSRQDKRKRINAVAAQLILQGYLDSKKPVG, encoded by the coding sequence ATGCGCATTTTAGGGATTGATTACGGGACTAAAAGGGTCGGCGTGGCTATTACGAATGATAAAGAAACCCTGGCGCTCCCGCATAGCGTCATAGAGACCGAAGACTCCGCGGAAAAGCTTTCCGCCATCGGTGATATCGCCCGTTCAGAAAATATCGGCAAAATCGTCATCGGCATCCCTTATAAATATGACGGGTCATTGGGAGAGCGCGCCAAAACCGTCCTTGCCTTTGCCGAGTCCTTAAGGAAAGAACTTTCGCTCCCTGTCGAGACGTATGACGAGCGGCTTTCCAGCGTGGAATCGGAAGAGCGCCTGCGTGAGATAAAGATGAGCCGGCAGGATAAAAGGAAACGCATCAACGCCGTTGCCGCACAGCTGATTTTGCAGGGGTATCTGGATAGTAAAAAGCCGGTTGGATAA
- a CDS encoding tetratricopeptide repeat protein has product MKIYTGILMVLVLGLFLVIGCASSSNITQANNYFEQGIKYLEQKNADMAIANFNKAIEFNPNHVDAYYNRGYTYLAGKGEGKPAITDFTKVIMSNPAYPEVYFYRGMAYEKEGDNINALSDYSEDIKINPKHTEAYMNRGIIYEVLGEYKKSLADYDIVIKLDPENPRTYLNRGIVYQKNNDYANAIADFTKAIKMEPSFDKAYVNRGFNYYTSGDLKNAMVDYNQAIKINPNFAAAYMGLGLVHKTSGNLDKAIEYYNKALNIKPDFADVYKCRGSALHMKGDYEAAVKDYSKALELNPKMFDTYYNRGLSYENLQEFDKAIADYNQVTKFNPKDTDAYFSIGLCYVQKRDAVRAEENFKKVLEIDPNHQDAKDALKEMERIKEESQQ; this is encoded by the coding sequence ATGAAGATATACACTGGAATACTTATGGTTTTGGTTCTTGGTCTTTTCTTAGTCATAGGATGCGCTTCTTCAAGCAATATAACACAGGCTAATAATTATTTTGAACAAGGAATAAAATATCTTGAACAGAAAAATGCCGATATGGCAATTGCTAATTTCAACAAGGCGATTGAGTTTAATCCGAATCATGTAGATGCTTATTACAACCGCGGCTATACTTATCTTGCAGGAAAAGGTGAAGGCAAGCCGGCCATTACGGATTTTACCAAGGTAATCATGTCTAATCCTGCTTACCCTGAGGTTTATTTCTATCGAGGCATGGCTTATGAAAAAGAAGGGGATAATATTAATGCCCTGTCAGATTATTCAGAAGATATAAAAATTAATCCGAAACATACGGAAGCATATATGAACCGCGGAATAATTTATGAAGTATTGGGAGAATATAAAAAGTCATTGGCTGATTATGATATAGTAATTAAACTGGATCCGGAAAACCCGCGTACTTACCTTAATCGCGGTATCGTCTACCAGAAAAATAACGATTACGCCAACGCCATTGCGGATTTTACTAAAGCAATCAAGATGGAGCCGTCTTTTGATAAAGCCTATGTCAACAGGGGTTTTAATTATTACACAAGCGGTGATTTGAAAAATGCGATGGTAGATTATAACCAGGCAATTAAAATTAACCCTAACTTTGCCGCCGCTTATATGGGATTAGGATTGGTTCATAAAACTTCCGGTAATTTGGATAAGGCCATCGAATATTATAATAAAGCCCTGAATATTAAACCTGATTTTGCTGATGTGTATAAATGCCGCGGTTCGGCTTTACATATGAAAGGCGATTACGAAGCAGCAGTTAAGGATTACAGCAAAGCACTTGAACTGAATCCCAAAATGTTTGATACGTATTATAACCGGGGGCTTTCTTACGAAAACCTTCAGGAATTTGATAAAGCCATTGCCGATTATAATCAGGTGACAAAATTTAATCCAAAGGATACCGACGCTTATTTCAGCATCGGTTTATGTTATGTCCAAAAAAGAGATGCCGTTCGGGCTGAAGAGAACTTTAAGAAAGTTCTTGAAATCGACCCTAATCATCAAGATGCCAAAGACGCCCTTAAAGAGATGGAAAGGATAAAAGAAGAATCCCAGCAGTAA
- the metG gene encoding methionine--tRNA ligase, producing the protein MAKFYITTPIYYVNAEPHIGTAYTTIAGDVLARYHRMKGDEVFYLTGTDEHGQKIARTAKEKGITPKELVDTLVPKYQEVWQMLNITNDGFIRTTDPKHEAAVQALFRKISLSGDIYKGKYAGWYCVPCERYLLKDELKEQAGVATPLCPICKRPAEHTEETNYFFRLSKYQNKLLEHFKAHPDFVLPKSRYNEIIYRLETGIDDISISRSAFDWGVNMPDDPTQVIWVWFDALINYISAIGYPADEKQFRKLWPAEIHLIAKDILWFHTVIWPAMLFSAGVEPPKQVFAHGWWTMNSEKISKSKGNVVYPQDVVDKFGVDGVRYFLLREVPFGLDGDFSYPALMGRYNNDLGNDLGNLLLRTLTMIEKYFQGEIPYMPDAADSKELREMLEGLKVSVDKELGKLQFSAALERIWEVVKRANKFIEETKPWSLAKQNPERLKPVLYTLVETIRIIAVWISPFMPGTADAILLQLGIGDGKSDGFKTPPHLQIPKALEWGQVKGKVSKSKPLFPRIEDK; encoded by the coding sequence ATGGCTAAATTTTATATCACGACACCCATATATTATGTAAATGCGGAGCCGCACATCGGCACGGCATACACGACCATTGCGGGCGACGTCCTGGCGCGCTACCACCGGATGAAGGGTGACGAGGTATTCTACCTGACAGGGACGGACGAGCACGGGCAGAAAATCGCCCGCACCGCCAAGGAAAAAGGCATCACCCCCAAGGAACTGGTCGATACGCTCGTTCCCAAATACCAGGAGGTCTGGCAGATGCTCAATATCACCAACGACGGATTTATCCGCACAACCGACCCGAAGCACGAGGCGGCCGTCCAGGCACTCTTCCGTAAGATTTCTTTATCCGGCGATATCTACAAAGGCAAATACGCCGGCTGGTATTGCGTCCCGTGCGAGCGGTATCTACTTAAAGATGAGCTGAAAGAGCAGGCCGGCGTGGCGACGCCCTTATGCCCGATTTGCAAGCGTCCTGCCGAGCATACCGAAGAAACCAACTATTTTTTCAGGCTTTCCAAATACCAGAATAAATTGCTGGAACATTTCAAGGCGCATCCGGATTTCGTCCTGCCCAAGAGCAGGTATAATGAAATAATTTACCGGCTGGAAACGGGAATCGACGATATCTCAATCAGCCGCTCGGCATTCGACTGGGGAGTGAATATGCCGGACGACCCCACGCAGGTTATCTGGGTCTGGTTTGACGCGCTGATTAATTACATCTCGGCAATCGGCTATCCGGCTGACGAGAAGCAATTCCGGAAACTCTGGCCGGCAGAGATTCACCTTATCGCCAAAGACATCCTCTGGTTCCACACGGTCATCTGGCCGGCGATGCTCTTTTCCGCCGGGGTGGAACCGCCCAAGCAGGTCTTTGCCCACGGCTGGTGGACGATGAACTCAGAAAAGATATCCAAATCCAAGGGCAATGTCGTTTACCCGCAGGACGTGGTGGACAAATTCGGGGTTGATGGCGTCCGTTATTTCTTACTGCGCGAAGTGCCGTTTGGCCTCGACGGGGATTTTTCCTACCCGGCTTTAATGGGACGCTATAATAACGATTTGGGGAACGATTTGGGCAATCTCCTTCTGCGGACGCTCACCATGATAGAAAAATATTTCCAGGGAGAAATCCCGTATATGCCGGACGCAGCGGATTCAAAAGAGCTCAGGGAAATGCTTGAAGGCTTGAAGGTAAGCGTGGATAAGGAACTGGGCAAACTCCAGTTCAGCGCGGCGCTGGAAAGAATCTGGGAAGTGGTCAAGCGCGCCAATAAATTCATAGAAGAAACCAAGCCCTGGTCGCTGGCAAAACAGAATCCGGAACGGCTAAAACCGGTTTTATATACACTGGTCGAGACCATAAGAATTATCGCGGTCTGGATTTCGCCTTTTATGCCGGGAACGGCGGATGCGATACTGTTGCAGTTGGGAATAGGCGACGGTAAATCCGACGGATTTAAAACGCCGCCGCATTTACAGATACCCAAGGCGCTTGAGTGGGGACAGGTGAAGGGGAAGGTCTCCAAGTCAAAGCCCCTGTTCCCGCGGATTGAGGATAAATAA
- the larA gene encoding nickel-dependent lactate racemase, protein MKDKTIFLPYGKSQIRLRIPDHIKFKVLDIKKTPPVGNFKQTLNKALDKPINALPFNRNFRKGDKVTIAIPDKSRRGYSQLVLEILVQRLKACGIPKSDITIIIARGTHPAHSKEELKALMGEKIYRTFKIVDHDCRDAKQLEYVGRTSRGTEASLNRAITEADKIITCGVIQFHYFAGFSGGRKLITPGCADYNTVLNNHRLALNPEPKTGKHPNATIGRLAGNPMHNDLMEIIELLKAKGKVLFSIDMVLNSEREVSHFSCGDIRKAHEKGCALVKKTYTRKLDKPADFIIASAGGFPSDITFIQTHKTIEHASKGLKSGGNMLVLGECAQGIGSETFLPWLKYKNLDKLEKNLRRNFAINGHTALCTLIKARDFNIYMKTALNDKLVQDMEINLVKDVQETLDKILESLPPRASVVIIPQGFNLVPAL, encoded by the coding sequence ATGAAAGATAAAACAATCTTTCTTCCTTACGGCAAAAGCCAAATCAGGCTCAGGATTCCCGACCATATAAAGTTTAAGGTGCTGGATATAAAGAAAACGCCTCCGGTGGGTAATTTTAAGCAGACACTAAACAAGGCGCTGGATAAGCCCATCAATGCGTTGCCCTTCAATCGTAATTTCAGGAAAGGCGATAAGGTAACAATCGCCATACCGGATAAAAGCCGCAGGGGTTATTCCCAGCTGGTCTTAGAAATCCTGGTACAGCGGCTTAAGGCGTGCGGGATTCCGAAATCAGATATCACCATTATCATCGCGCGCGGCACCCATCCGGCCCATTCAAAAGAGGAACTGAAGGCACTGATGGGAGAAAAGATTTACAGAACGTTTAAGATAGTAGACCACGACTGCCGCGACGCCAAGCAACTCGAATATGTCGGCCGGACATCTCGCGGGACCGAGGCGTCTTTAAACCGCGCGATAACCGAAGCGGATAAGATTATCACCTGCGGGGTGATACAGTTCCATTACTTTGCCGGGTTTTCGGGAGGACGGAAACTGATTACACCCGGATGCGCAGACTATAATACCGTTCTTAATAACCACCGCCTGGCATTAAATCCGGAACCGAAAACCGGGAAGCATCCGAATGCCACGATTGGCAGGCTCGCCGGAAACCCGATGCACAATGACCTTATGGAAATTATAGAGCTCCTTAAAGCGAAGGGGAAAGTGCTATTTTCCATAGATATGGTCTTGAATTCCGAGCGCGAGGTTTCTCACTTTTCCTGCGGCGATATAAGAAAAGCGCATGAAAAAGGCTGCGCCCTGGTTAAGAAAACATATACCAGGAAGCTTGACAAACCAGCCGATTTCATTATCGCTTCCGCCGGGGGATTCCCTTCGGATATAACCTTTATCCAAACCCATAAAACCATCGAGCACGCCTCAAAGGGATTGAAGTCTGGTGGGAATATGCTGGTTTTAGGTGAATGTGCCCAGGGAATCGGCTCGGAGACTTTCCTGCCATGGCTGAAGTATAAAAACCTGGATAAACTGGAAAAGAATTTGAGGCGCAATTTCGCGATAAACGGGCACACCGCCTTATGCACCCTTATCAAGGCAAGGGATTTTAATATCTATATGAAAACCGCGCTTAACGACAAGCTGGTTCAGGATATGGAAATAAATCTTGTTAAAGATGTGCAGGAGACATTGGATAAGATACTGGAATCACTGCCGCCAAGGGCATCGGTTGTAATCATTCCGCAGGGGTTTAATCTGGTGCCGGCATTGTAA